Sequence from the Microbacterium sp. AZCO genome:
GAGACCAGGAGCGTGCCGCCCTGCTCGACGTAGCGGTTGAGGTTCGCGGCGTCCCGCTCGCTCAGCATGTACTGCGCGGGGGCGACGACCAGGCGGTAGCCCGAGAGGTCCTGCCCCGGCAGGGCGAAATCGACGGTGATGCCGTCGCGCCACAGCCGCTCGTAGAAGGCGCGCACCTGCTCGGCGTGGGTCACATCGACGGAGGGACGCCACTCGAGGTCCTGTGCCCAGAACGACTCGAAGTCCCACAGCATCGCGACGTCGGCGACGACCCGCGAGCCGCGGATCTCCTCGAGCTGGGCCAGCGTGCCACCGAGCTCGACGACTTCCCGCCACACCCGCGAACCGGTGCCGGCGTGCGGGATCATCGCCGAGTGGAACTTCTCGGCGCCATAGCGCGACGCGCGCCACTGGAAGAAGAGGATCGCGTCCGCGCCGCGGGCGAGGTGGGTGAGCGAGTTGCGTGCGAGCTCGCCGGGGCGCTTGGCGATGTTGCGCGGCTGCCAGTTGACGGCCGACGTCGAGTGCTCCATGAGGATCCACGGCTTGCCGCCGCCCACCGACCGTGACAGATCGGCGGCGATCGCGAGGCCGATCTCGCCCTCGGGGTCGGCCGCCCACAGGTAGTGGTCGTCGGAGACGATGTCGACCTCGCGCGCCCACGCCCACATGTCGGTCGTCCAGCTCTGGTTGGCCATGAAGTTCGTCGTGATCGGCTGACTCGCACGGGCGCGGATCGCGTCGCGCTCGGCGACGAAGCACGCACGGAGCTGGTGGTCGGTGAACCGCGCGAAGTCGAGGCGCTGTGCGGGGTTGGCGACGGAGGGCGTCGCTGCGGGGGCGCCGACGTGCTCCCACGCGCCGTAGCGCTGGCCCCAGAAGGCCGTCCCCCACGCGGCGTTGAGCGCGTCGAGCGAGCCGTAGCGGCCCTGCAGCCACTCGCGGAAGGCGCGAACCGAGTGCGTGGAGTAGTCCTCGCCGACGGGCACGCCGTACTCGTTGTGCACGTGCCACATCACGACGGCCGGGTGCTCGCCGTAGCGCTCGGCGAGCGCCGACGCGATGCGCACGACGGCGTCGCGGTAGGCGGGCGACGAGTGCGAGGCCATGCCGCGCGAGCCGAAGCCCATGACGACGCCCTCGCGCGACACGACGCGCGCGTCGGGGTGCTGCGCGAAGAGCCAGGCGGGAGGGGATGCCGTCGGCGTGCCCAGATCGACCGAGATGCCGTTGTCGTGGAGGAGGTCGAGCAGCTCGTCGAGCCAGGAGAAGTCGAAGACGCCCTCGCTCGTCTCGATGAGCGCCCAGGCGAAGATGCCGACGCTCACGAGGTTGACGCCCGCCTCGCGCATGAGCGCGACGTCTTCGAGCCAGACCTCGCGGGGCCACTGCTCCGGCGTGTAGTCGCCTCCGTAGGCGATGCCCCGGATCGAGGGCCAGGCGTCGGTCGAAGTCATGGACACTCCGTCGGGTCGTGTTGTCTGTGTCACGGGCTGTGACCGGTCACAGTCTTACGCACCCCTTGATCGATCGGCTAGCCGCAGGCCGGTTCCGTTACCAAACTGTGACCGGTCACAGGATTATCGCGCCGAACCGCTCGATCGGCCTCCTGCGGGGGTAGAGTCGCCCATCGTGGACGACTCGACGACGACCCGGCGCAAGCCCACCATCCGCGACGTCGCGGCGGCTGCCGGCGTCTCGCACGGCACCGTGTCGCGATTCCTCAACGGCGGGCACTGGGTCTCGCCCGAGGCGCGGGCCGCGGTCGAGGAGGCGATCCGCACGACGGGCTACACCGTCAGCCACGCCGCGCGCAGCCTCGCGACGGGCAGGGCCGGCTCCCTCGCCTTCCTCCTCACCGAGCCGCAGCATCTGCTGTTCTCCGACCCGACGTTCGCGCTCCTCCTCCGTGGCGCCGCCGAGGCGCTCGCGCAGCGGTCGATGACGCTCGTGCTCCTCGTCGCCGGCACCCCCGCCGAGCGGGCCAACGTGACGCACTTCGTGAGCGCCGGACACGTGGACGGCGTGCTGCTGATCTCGTCGCACGAGTCCGATCCGCTGCTCGAGTCGCTCATCGCCTCCGGCGTGCCGACCGTGTGCTGCGGACTCCCCCTCGGCCACCAGAGCGACGTCTCGACGGTCTCGGTCGACGAGGTCGGCTCGGCGCGAACGATGACCCGGCACCTCCTCGACCAGGGCCACCGTCGCATCGCGATGATCGCGGGCCCCCACGACACCCCGGGCGGCAAGTACCGCCTCGTCGGCTTCCGCGACGAGCTCGGGGACCTGTTCGATCCCGCCCTCGTCGAGGAGGGCGACTACAGCCTCGACTCGGGCATCGCGGGGATGAACCGCCTGCTCGAGAAGGGCGAGCGGCCCGACGCCGTGTTCGCAGCATCCGACCTGATGGCCGCCGGCGCCATCACGGCGCTGCGCCGAGCGGGACTCCGGGTGCCCGACGACGTCGCCGTCGCGGGCTTCGACGACTCGGGACTCGCGGCGTCGCACGAGCCTCCGCTCACGACGATGCGCCAGCCGTGGGAGCAGATCAGCGAGCGCATGGTCGCCCTCCTCCTCGACGTCATCGACGGCGGGCCGCACGAGGCGGTGACGCTGCCCACGACGCTCGTCGTGCGCGAGACCGCCTGACCGCGGCATCGCGGCCCGCGGCGCCACTCGATAATGGAGGGATGGCAGCAGAGGCGGACGAGGTCGATCGGATCGTCGAAGCGTGGACCCTGCAGCGTCCCGACCTCGACTTCTCGCCCCTCGAAGTGCTCTCGCGCGTCGACCGCCTGTCGCGCCACCTCGACCGCGCGCGGCGGGACGCCTTCCGGCGCAGCGAGCTCGAGCCGTGGGAGTGGGACGTGCTCTCGGCGCTCCG
This genomic interval carries:
- a CDS encoding beta-galactosidase, coding for MTSTDAWPSIRGIAYGGDYTPEQWPREVWLEDVALMREAGVNLVSVGIFAWALIETSEGVFDFSWLDELLDLLHDNGISVDLGTPTASPPAWLFAQHPDARVVSREGVVMGFGSRGMASHSSPAYRDAVVRIASALAERYGEHPAVVMWHVHNEYGVPVGEDYSTHSVRAFREWLQGRYGSLDALNAAWGTAFWGQRYGAWEHVGAPAATPSVANPAQRLDFARFTDHQLRACFVAERDAIRARASQPITTNFMANQSWTTDMWAWAREVDIVSDDHYLWAADPEGEIGLAIAADLSRSVGGGKPWILMEHSTSAVNWQPRNIAKRPGELARNSLTHLARGADAILFFQWRASRYGAEKFHSAMIPHAGTGSRVWREVVELGGTLAQLEEIRGSRVVADVAMLWDFESFWAQDLEWRPSVDVTHAEQVRAFYERLWRDGITVDFALPGQDLSGYRLVVAPAQYMLSERDAANLNRYVEQGGTLLVSFFSAIVDENDAVHAGGFGAPLEPSLGVVVEEFLPLREGATCGVSWPAESAAPLVADAWAEDVVLRGAEAIATYVDGPGAGRPAITRNRHGVGVGWYVSTRLDAVGLATLASAVYRDAGVTPSDAPEGVEIVRRRSDAAEYTIVVNHRDEAVRVSAQGTDLVSGVELDGELQLPGGAVAVVRTSRVLAREVVAGLR
- a CDS encoding LacI family DNA-binding transcriptional regulator — its product is MDDSTTTRRKPTIRDVAAAAGVSHGTVSRFLNGGHWVSPEARAAVEEAIRTTGYTVSHAARSLATGRAGSLAFLLTEPQHLLFSDPTFALLLRGAAEALAQRSMTLVLLVAGTPAERANVTHFVSAGHVDGVLLISSHESDPLLESLIASGVPTVCCGLPLGHQSDVSTVSVDEVGSARTMTRHLLDQGHRRIAMIAGPHDTPGGKYRLVGFRDELGDLFDPALVEEGDYSLDSGIAGMNRLLEKGERPDAVFAASDLMAAGAITALRRAGLRVPDDVAVAGFDDSGLAASHEPPLTTMRQPWEQISERMVALLLDVIDGGPHEAVTLPTTLVVRETA